The Rhodospirillaceae bacterium genome has a window encoding:
- a CDS encoding DUF3047 domain-containing protein, with protein MRDKSYTNTRPTICFVLCFVVLLFDGVRVEAQDLQFKPDLKAAGWKIHTPRGKAAAQFEVLEEGSLKITARQAVAFLYRFISKDQGAASSLSWDWRISQSFPATDLSRPGQDDRPLAIHVYFTDQDVGVLSRLGSGLAGFFGVPVSGRAITYVWGGLQPEQTILPNPFMDEGDGVLVIRKSGLQIVTDEWVTETVDLAADYEQAFGEAVPPVSVIAVSADTDDTGATSQALVRHVRLTPAPISGR; from the coding sequence GTGAGAGACAAATCCTACACTAACACAAGGCCCACCATCTGCTTTGTTCTGTGTTTTGTTGTGTTACTTTTCGACGGTGTTCGCGTTGAGGCGCAAGACCTTCAGTTCAAGCCCGACCTCAAGGCGGCGGGGTGGAAAATACATACGCCACGCGGCAAAGCCGCCGCTCAATTTGAAGTCCTCGAAGAGGGCAGTCTTAAGATTACGGCGCGTCAAGCTGTCGCGTTTTTGTACCGCTTCATCTCCAAAGATCAAGGTGCCGCTAGTTCACTGAGTTGGGACTGGCGCATCAGTCAGTCTTTTCCTGCGACGGATCTTTCCCGTCCGGGACAAGATGACAGACCGCTCGCCATTCATGTGTATTTTACGGATCAGGACGTAGGTGTGTTGAGCCGTCTCGGCAGTGGCCTGGCCGGATTTTTCGGTGTGCCTGTGTCTGGTCGGGCGATCACCTATGTATGGGGCGGGCTGCAACCAGAGCAGACCATACTTCCCAATCCATTTATGGATGAGGGAGACGGCGTTCTTGTTATCCGCAAATCAGGACTGCAGATCGTCACAGATGAATGGGTTACAGAAACCGTTGACCTGGCTGCTGACTATGAACAAGCGTTCGGTGAGGCAGTGCCACCGGTGAGTGTTATAGCGGTGTCTGCAGATACTGACGATACGGGCGCAACCTCACAAGCGTTGGTCCGCCACGTGCGATTGACGCCAGCGCCTATTTCGGGGCGTTGA
- a CDS encoding DUF547 domain-containing protein: MSSIRSLTLTGGALAGLIPTFLTLFVWVSSATAFTGTLDSRFAAKPDLMTEFEGSNPQSRETIGHNRWQSLLDAYLISDDQEPNLFRYGAVSSEDRASLDAYIASLEAMAITSYNRNEQKAYWINFYNALTVQTVLDHYPVRSIRDIKISPGFFSSGPWGKKLVTVEGVDLSLDDIEHRILRPIWNDNRIHYGVNCASMGCPDLWPDVFTPDNMDAALDAAATKYINAGRGVTVVGGRVTLSKIYEWYDEDFGGTDEGVLEHILQYARKPLARNINQRIGLIKTDYDWALNAPK; the protein is encoded by the coding sequence ATGTCCTCTATCCGCAGTCTTACGCTCACGGGTGGTGCGCTCGCCGGCCTTATACCCACTTTCCTCACACTCTTTGTCTGGGTGAGCAGTGCCACAGCATTTACGGGCACACTGGACTCACGGTTCGCGGCCAAGCCAGACCTGATGACAGAGTTTGAAGGCTCAAACCCCCAATCACGCGAGACCATTGGTCATAATCGCTGGCAAAGCTTGCTCGATGCCTATTTGATTTCAGACGATCAAGAGCCCAACCTATTTCGCTACGGTGCCGTATCAAGCGAAGATCGGGCCAGCCTGGACGCCTACATCGCAAGCCTCGAAGCCATGGCCATCACCTCCTACAACCGAAACGAACAAAAAGCCTACTGGATCAATTTTTACAATGCTTTGACCGTGCAAACCGTGCTGGATCACTACCCGGTGCGGAGCATTCGAGACATCAAAATTTCACCTGGATTCTTTTCGTCAGGGCCTTGGGGCAAAAAGCTGGTCACAGTGGAAGGTGTAGACCTCAGTTTAGATGACATTGAGCATCGTATTTTGCGCCCGATCTGGAATGACAACCGTATCCATTACGGCGTGAACTGCGCTTCCATGGGCTGCCCCGATTTGTGGCCAGACGTGTTCACACCGGACAACATGGATGCGGCTTTAGATGCTGCCGCAACAAAATACATCAATGCCGGTCGCGGCGTTACTGTTGTTGGCGGGCGTGTGACGCTGTCAAAAATTTATGAATGGTATGATGAAGATTTTGGTGGGACGGATGAAGGCGTGCTTGAGCACATCCTGCAATATGCACGCAAGCCATTGGCGCGCAACATTAACCAGCGCATCGGGCTTATAAAGACAGACTACGATTGGGCGCTCAACGCCCCGAAATAG
- a CDS encoding AbrB family transcriptional regulator, protein MPPKSSQSSPMLDEQPPLSRDGFKPIAMSLGVGAIGGAIFSVIGVPLAWMLGPMIVNIIASVRGAPVLVPHGARVVTLCIIGVFLGGSFSPDLLSRAGEWGLSLSLMVVFIPLITVVAGYYYRRFAQFDGPTAMFSGAPGTLTAMVIIGGESGADERMIALTQGLRVVVVVFLMPLIVTVATAVGPMSGSVLPDGGPFQWRDGGLLMAAAGLGFALAHVFRLPASAMTGAMLASAALYLSGLVSWRPPDAALWVCLWILGSAIGSRFSTVTAQTFFRVSRHAFAATAIVISVSALFAAGVSGITGAPFLTTLLSFTPGGVAEMCLIAIAFDIDPAFVAVHHLVRIVILISLAPFAAKWIVARSSRV, encoded by the coding sequence GTGCCTCCTAAGTCCTCTCAGTCTTCACCAATGCTAGACGAACAACCTCCGTTATCCCGTGATGGTTTTAAACCCATTGCAATGTCGCTTGGCGTCGGTGCGATCGGCGGGGCTATTTTTTCGGTGATTGGCGTTCCCTTGGCTTGGATGCTCGGGCCGATGATTGTCAATATTATCGCCTCTGTGCGGGGCGCGCCGGTTTTGGTGCCGCATGGGGCCCGCGTTGTCACCTTATGCATCATTGGCGTTTTTCTTGGCGGATCGTTTTCACCGGATCTTTTGTCTCGTGCCGGTGAGTGGGGCTTAAGTCTCAGCCTGATGGTTGTTTTTATTCCGCTGATTACCGTGGTGGCCGGGTACTATTACCGAAGGTTTGCGCAGTTCGATGGACCGACAGCAATGTTTTCTGGAGCACCTGGAACCTTAACGGCGATGGTCATTATTGGCGGCGAGTCCGGTGCAGATGAACGCATGATCGCGTTGACCCAAGGTTTGCGTGTCGTCGTCGTCGTGTTTCTCATGCCTTTGATTGTGACGGTTGCCACGGCGGTAGGCCCGATGTCGGGATCAGTACTGCCAGATGGTGGGCCTTTTCAATGGCGTGATGGTGGGTTGCTTATGGCTGCGGCAGGGCTTGGATTTGCGCTGGCGCATGTCTTTCGTCTGCCGGCGTCTGCAATGACCGGTGCGATGTTGGCGTCAGCGGCCTTGTATCTGTCAGGGCTTGTGTCCTGGCGTCCCCCCGATGCCGCCCTTTGGGTGTGCTTATGGATTTTAGGATCAGCGATCGGCTCACGCTTTTCAACTGTGACCGCCCAAACCTTTTTCCGGGTGAGTCGTCACGCTTTTGCGGCCACTGCTATAGTCATAAGTGTATCAGCACTTTTTGCAGCAGGTGTGAGTGGTATAACCGGTGCACCATTCTTAACGACACTGCTCTCTTTCACACCGGGTGGTGTGGCGGAGATGTGTTTGATTGCTATCGCTTTTGATATCGATCCGGCGTTCGTCGCCGTGCATCATCTTGTGCGCATTGTGATTCTTATTTCTCTGGCGCCGTTTGCTGCGAAATGGATTGTTGCCCGATCAAGCCGCGTTTAG
- a CDS encoding VOC family protein, with the protein MSKHIQSLGWVVRRTEDPMPQGAFYRDILGLPQLRQRDNERGRNIMVWSGMYSVMETIWQGKPHPPVKVAEEAEVVPVFRVRDMDTVTARLEESGAPRIPSRSGDTETMYFTDPDGFVFGLRTPTAGSDLAPDMEAEDIWRNGGINLPNTPSMPSDVQDIGWVQLHVADPQALVPFYCRIVGLDLLENNNDGSVSLHLGSTASLELKPGGSARSIPKDRKDVPDVWILRGYGFDAFASKMESAQAPLINSLTLGAGSLNYYADPEGHVFGFQERKAYNPDDPLTHRVEDRVARTAWEAGKS; encoded by the coding sequence ATGAGTAAACACATCCAAAGCCTGGGCTGGGTCGTCCGGCGCACCGAAGACCCAATGCCGCAAGGTGCATTCTATCGTGACATCCTGGGACTCCCGCAACTGCGGCAACGCGACAATGAACGCGGTCGTAACATCATGGTCTGGAGCGGCATGTATTCGGTGATGGAAACCATATGGCAAGGCAAGCCCCACCCGCCTGTTAAGGTTGCAGAAGAGGCTGAAGTTGTGCCGGTGTTCAGGGTGCGGGACATGGACACTGTGACAGCACGACTTGAGGAGTCTGGCGCGCCGCGTATTCCGTCACGCTCTGGCGATACTGAAACCATGTATTTCACAGATCCAGATGGGTTCGTGTTTGGTTTGCGCACTCCAACGGCGGGTTCTGACTTGGCACCTGATATGGAAGCTGAAGACATATGGCGTAACGGGGGCATTAACCTGCCAAACACACCGTCCATGCCGAGTGACGTGCAAGACATTGGTTGGGTACAACTTCATGTCGCTGACCCGCAGGCTCTGGTGCCTTTTTATTGCCGCATCGTCGGCCTGGATCTACTTGAGAATAATAACGATGGCAGCGTTAGCTTGCATTTGGGCAGCACGGCATCGTTGGAACTGAAGCCCGGAGGTTCAGCGCGCTCCATCCCGAAAGATCGCAAAGACGTGCCAGACGTTTGGATACTGCGGGGATACGGTTTTGACGCCTTTGCTTCAAAGATGGAATCCGCTCAAGCGCCTTTAATCAACAGCTTAACGTTGGGGGCTGGGTCGTTAAATTATTATGCCGACCCGGAAGGACATGTGTTCGGATTTCAGGAACGAAAAGCCTACAATCCGGATGATCCGTTGACCCATCGTGTTGAAGACAGAGTAGCCCGCACCGCTTGGGAGGCGGGTAAGTCCTAA
- a CDS encoding DMT family transporter — protein sequence MCFFSLLAGAILPLQAALHSGLAGRTTGPLFSTFINFSSDLVAIILALIVFRVPLPSFSTSTSIPWCDWCGGLLGAFFVITTMMSAPKLGATLMIGVIIAGQIGASLAFDYFGWLGYSLHELNLGRMAGAACLVAGVYLVFRY from the coding sequence ATCTGTTTTTTTAGCCTCCTGGCTGGTGCAATTTTACCATTGCAGGCCGCCTTGCACTCAGGTCTTGCTGGACGGACCACCGGCCCTTTATTCAGCACCTTTATTAATTTTTCATCGGACCTTGTTGCGATTATTCTCGCGCTGATTGTTTTTCGTGTTCCTCTGCCGTCTTTCTCAACATCCACATCAATCCCATGGTGTGATTGGTGTGGCGGATTGCTCGGAGCCTTCTTTGTCATCACCACCATGATGTCAGCGCCAAAGCTTGGCGCGACTCTGATGATTGGAGTCATTATCGCAGGCCAAATTGGCGCGTCTTTGGCTTTTGATTATTTTGGGTGGCTGGGCTACTCCTTGCATGAACTCAATCTGGGTCGTATGGCCGGTGCAGCATGCCTTGTTGCGGGGGTGTACTTGGTCTTCAGATACTAG
- a CDS encoding TonB family protein, whose amino-acid sequence MQRLLFAILVTLSIALGSFGFAHAQSELDERNTEVVQSVYLRTLSVGPTGKLVTDAQTAFDLAMRSYGATNGRTADMAVNLGRALNRTSQHQAAIPLIESALSIYDDIGDPAQLRKAVAEYELGLAHLAADNTAAAVDALTKAFIGLEPNFKRLSADTNFIRTTLQTAGGDAVVEAAQTAAANVGASTTQQPKPTLQIPPIYPPDESLNGVSGWVLLDYRLWPDGRVQDVFILAAEPANVFDISAVMALQQWQFEPPVRQGEHYQLSVAFNAN is encoded by the coding sequence ATGCAGCGACTCCTTTTTGCGATACTCGTCACACTGTCTATCGCATTGGGCAGCTTCGGTTTTGCTCACGCGCAATCAGAGTTAGATGAACGCAATACAGAGGTCGTGCAAAGCGTTTACTTGCGCACGTTGTCTGTTGGCCCCACGGGCAAACTCGTCACTGATGCACAAACAGCGTTTGATCTGGCGATGCGCAGTTATGGCGCAACGAATGGCCGCACCGCCGATATGGCCGTGAACCTTGGGCGGGCGTTGAACCGTACATCGCAACATCAAGCCGCGATCCCCTTGATTGAAAGCGCCTTGAGTATTTATGATGACATTGGTGATCCAGCGCAGTTGCGCAAGGCGGTTGCCGAATATGAGTTGGGTCTTGCGCACCTCGCAGCAGACAACACTGCCGCTGCAGTCGACGCCCTCACAAAAGCGTTCATCGGTCTTGAGCCTAACTTCAAGCGGCTCTCTGCGGATACGAATTTTATTCGCACCACCCTCCAGACAGCAGGTGGCGATGCCGTTGTTGAAGCGGCGCAAACCGCAGCCGCAAACGTTGGTGCCAGCACGACCCAACAGCCCAAACCAACGTTACAAATTCCACCAATTTATCCGCCCGATGAATCTCTGAATGGAGTCAGTGGCTGGGTTTTACTGGACTACCGGTTGTGGCCCGATGGTCGTGTGCAAGATGTGTTTATCCTGGCGGCAGAGCCTGCAAATGTGTTTGATATTTCAGCGGTAATGGCCCTGCAGCAGTGGCAGTTTGAGCCTCCTGTACGGCAGGGTGAGCACTATCAGCTCAGCGTTGCCTTTAACGCCAATTGA
- a CDS encoding transketolase produces the protein MARNPEIATLQSLEKKILWLATWMIHHANTSRSKADGVKVGGHQASCASIVTVMTALYLHTLKPQDRIAVKPHAGPVFHAIQYLLGNQTLDRMKNFRGFGGVQPYPSKTKDKADVDFSTGSVGLGVAETLFASLVQDYVHSHELVAPGTEKGRMIALLGDAELDEGNIFEALLEGWKHEAQNCWWIVDYNRQSLDGVVNDQLFSRITGFFSAVNWNVVALKYGLKLQAAFKTPIGPALQKWIDDCPNQIYSALTFQGGAAWRTALERDLKGAIGLKAFLEEHDDDSLHTLMTNLGGHDMEAILQAFKDAEGKTQPHCFIAYTIKGYGLPLAGHKDNHAGILNAGQIEEYQKSLNVEPGKEWEKFAGMDIPEAELEAFLADVPFAKRETRERKTTTPAVIDVPDLPAPESASQSTQEAFGKIMNVLGKGTSDLASRIVTTSPDVTVSTNLGGWVNQRSPFHITNRDDIFRQMHVPSPQKWSQQPKGQHIELGIAENNLFLLLGALGLSHDLFDQRLIPVGTLYDPFISRGLDAMTYACYQDARFMLVATPSGISLGPEGGAHQSIFTPLIGMGHANLASFEPAYADELAAIMHWGFKHLQKPEGSSVYLRLSTRPLEQPKRDMDSHLEAGILAGAYWAVEPEPGADVAIAYCGVVAPEAKAAFEIIREDVPGAGLLAITSPDRLYASWTAAARARKGGRQGVRSPIEKLLSDLSPDATLVTVQDGHPLALGWLGSVLGQRCEALGVDRFGQAGNIAQLYAEYGIDTDAVVDAVADVIVQQVGATNPLRIAAE, from the coding sequence ATGGCCCGGAACCCAGAAATTGCCACCCTGCAGAGTCTCGAAAAGAAGATTCTATGGCTCGCGACATGGATGATTCATCATGCCAACACCAGCCGCTCAAAAGCCGATGGCGTAAAAGTCGGTGGCCATCAGGCGTCTTGCGCGTCCATCGTCACGGTTATGACAGCGCTGTATCTCCACACTTTAAAGCCGCAAGACCGCATCGCCGTAAAGCCTCATGCCGGTCCGGTTTTTCATGCCATCCAGTATTTGCTTGGAAATCAGACTCTGGACCGAATGAAGAACTTTCGTGGCTTTGGCGGTGTGCAGCCCTACCCGTCAAAAACCAAAGATAAAGCGGACGTGGATTTCTCGACCGGCTCTGTCGGGCTTGGCGTTGCAGAGACTCTGTTTGCCTCTTTGGTTCAAGATTATGTGCACAGTCATGAGTTGGTCGCACCTGGCACAGAGAAAGGACGCATGATTGCCCTGCTGGGTGACGCTGAACTGGATGAAGGCAACATTTTTGAAGCCTTGCTTGAAGGCTGGAAACACGAAGCTCAGAACTGCTGGTGGATTGTCGACTACAACCGCCAAAGTCTGGACGGCGTGGTCAATGACCAGTTGTTCAGTCGCATCACGGGCTTTTTCTCTGCCGTAAACTGGAATGTGGTGGCCTTGAAGTACGGTTTAAAACTTCAGGCCGCTTTTAAAACCCCGATTGGCCCCGCCCTTCAAAAGTGGATTGATGACTGCCCAAACCAAATCTACTCAGCACTTACTTTTCAAGGTGGCGCAGCGTGGCGCACGGCATTGGAACGCGACCTTAAGGGTGCAATAGGCCTTAAAGCGTTTTTGGAAGAGCACGATGATGACAGCCTCCATACCCTGATGACCAACCTTGGCGGTCATGACATGGAGGCCATTTTGCAAGCCTTCAAAGACGCAGAAGGCAAAACGCAACCTCATTGCTTTATCGCGTACACCATTAAGGGCTACGGCCTGCCCCTCGCCGGACATAAAGACAATCACGCCGGAATTCTGAACGCCGGTCAAATTGAAGAGTACCAAAAATCCCTCAATGTCGAGCCGGGCAAGGAATGGGAAAAGTTCGCAGGCATGGACATCCCCGAGGCCGAGCTTGAAGCCTTTTTGGCGGATGTTCCTTTTGCCAAACGTGAAACACGCGAACGTAAAACAACGACACCTGCTGTTATTGATGTCCCAGATCTGCCCGCACCCGAGTCCGCCTCACAGTCGACCCAAGAAGCCTTTGGTAAAATCATGAACGTGCTGGGCAAAGGCACGTCGGACTTGGCGTCGCGTATTGTAACGACCTCTCCCGACGTTACGGTTTCGACCAATTTGGGCGGCTGGGTGAACCAACGCAGCCCTTTTCACATCACCAATCGTGACGACATCTTTCGTCAGATGCATGTCCCCTCGCCCCAAAAATGGAGTCAGCAACCAAAGGGGCAACATATTGAGTTAGGCATTGCCGAAAACAATCTGTTTCTGCTGCTAGGTGCCCTTGGCCTCTCTCATGATCTTTTTGACCAACGCCTTATTCCCGTTGGCACTTTGTATGACCCCTTCATTTCGCGCGGTCTCGATGCCATGACCTATGCCTGCTACCAGGATGCACGGTTTATGTTGGTGGCCACACCGAGCGGGATCTCATTAGGCCCGGAAGGTGGCGCGCACCAATCTATTTTCACGCCCTTGATCGGCATGGGACACGCCAATCTGGCGTCTTTCGAACCCGCCTATGCAGACGAACTCGCTGCAATCATGCATTGGGGTTTTAAACACCTGCAAAAACCCGAGGGCAGCTCGGTTTATCTGCGGCTGTCGACACGACCGCTGGAGCAGCCCAAGCGCGACATGGACTCCCACCTAGAAGCGGGCATTCTGGCCGGGGCTTATTGGGCTGTCGAGCCTGAGCCCGGTGCGGATGTCGCTATCGCCTATTGCGGCGTGGTCGCCCCAGAAGCCAAGGCGGCCTTTGAGATTATCAGAGAAGACGTTCCTGGCGCGGGGTTACTCGCAATCACCTCACCAGATCGTCTCTATGCCAGCTGGACGGCTGCAGCGCGCGCGCGGAAGGGCGGGCGACAGGGTGTGCGTAGCCCCATCGAAAAGCTGCTGTCTGATCTCTCGCCAGACGCCACTTTAGTGACGGTGCAGGACGGACACCCGCTGGCCCTCGGCTGGCTTGGCTCCGTTTTGGGACAGCGCTGCGAAGCCCTTGGTGTGGATCGTTTTGGTCAGGCTGGTAATATCGCCCAACTGTATGCCGAATATGGCATCGATACGGATGCGGTGGTCGACGCCGTCGCGGATGTGATTGTGCAACAGGTTGGCGCAACCAATCCTCTGAGGATTGCTGCCGAATAG
- a CDS encoding Lrp/AsnC family transcriptional regulator: MPNEALDEIDLRILEHMQKDARLTNVELAERVGLSPSPCLRRLRRLERDGVINGYMTFVDQTKVGLPVSVFVSVALKEQSESALEEFEAAVSVLPEVMECYLMTGASDYLLRVVTRDLADYDRFLKQHLTSIPAIASIQSSFALKQVTYKTALPLVATDARK, translated from the coding sequence ATGCCAAATGAGGCCCTAGATGAAATCGATCTGCGTATTCTTGAGCATATGCAGAAAGATGCCCGTCTCACCAATGTCGAATTGGCAGAGCGCGTCGGCCTGTCGCCCTCGCCCTGTCTGCGGCGCCTGCGCCGGTTAGAGCGCGACGGTGTGATTAACGGCTACATGACCTTTGTTGACCAAACCAAAGTGGGGCTGCCCGTCAGTGTTTTTGTCAGCGTTGCCTTGAAGGAGCAATCCGAGTCCGCGCTTGAAGAATTCGAGGCTGCAGTTTCTGTCCTCCCAGAAGTCATGGAATGTTACTTAATGACCGGGGCAAGCGATTATCTTCTGCGCGTGGTGACCCGTGACCTTGCGGATTATGACCGGTTTCTAAAACAGCATCTGACCAGCATTCCGGCTATTGCCAGCATTCAGTCCAGCTTTGCGCTCAAGCAGGTCACGTATAAGACGGCCTTGCCCCTGGTTGCGACGGACGCGCGGAAATAA
- a CDS encoding long-chain fatty acid--CoA ligase: MTTPLVITSLIQFAARYHHDTSVVTRGLEGEIRRTSYNMIYKRAQRLANALKDFGIQPGDRVATLAWNTDRHLELYYAISGMGAVCHTINLRLADEELLYILNHAEDRLLFFDTDMAETVARLQPRLPTLQQAITLTDAVHMPAEAMPGMQDYESFIAGASDHFDWPELDENTAASLCYTSGTTGDPKGVLYSHRATVLHAMASCFASTLDLRTEDVILPVVPMFHVNAWGIPYSVPIAGSKLVMPGRKLDGASLFDLMDAEGVTIALGVPTVWLGLLDHMDQVGRKPSALDRVIIGGAAASEAMVDRFECDHGVAVHTAWGMTEMSPVGVVNSLKPKHQSLSREQQMPIKLKQGRAIYGVELRVVDDDGNVLPRDGKSSGRLLVKGPWIMREYYKTGSSALTPDGWFDTGDVATLDSDGYMQITDRAKDIIKSGGEWISSVGLENAAVGHPAINAAAVIAVPHPKWQERPLLVCVARGEERPSLSEIREYLADKVPKLWLPDAVEWVDSLPLGATGKVLKSTLRSRFADYRLPA, from the coding sequence ATGACCACACCACTCGTGATCACATCTTTGATCCAATTTGCGGCCAGATATCACCACGATACTTCGGTCGTGACTCGTGGCCTAGAAGGCGAAATTCGTCGCACGTCTTACAACATGATTTATAAGCGGGCGCAGAGACTCGCCAATGCGCTGAAGGATTTTGGCATTCAACCAGGCGACCGGGTTGCGACACTGGCGTGGAACACCGATCGTCACCTTGAACTCTACTATGCCATTTCTGGTATGGGCGCGGTCTGTCACACGATTAATCTTCGTCTGGCTGACGAGGAACTTCTCTATATTCTTAACCACGCTGAAGACCGGCTGTTGTTTTTCGATACTGACATGGCAGAAACCGTTGCGCGTCTTCAGCCGCGTCTCCCGACACTGCAACAGGCCATCACCTTAACAGATGCAGTCCACATGCCAGCAGAAGCCATGCCAGGTATGCAGGACTATGAAAGTTTCATTGCTGGGGCGTCAGATCATTTTGATTGGCCTGAGCTTGACGAGAATACAGCCGCGTCATTGTGTTACACTTCAGGGACCACCGGTGACCCAAAAGGCGTGCTCTACAGTCATCGCGCAACAGTGTTGCATGCTATGGCGAGTTGTTTTGCTAGCACACTCGATTTGCGCACCGAAGATGTCATTTTGCCTGTGGTTCCCATGTTTCACGTCAATGCTTGGGGTATTCCGTATTCAGTGCCCATTGCCGGCTCAAAATTAGTGATGCCAGGCCGCAAGCTCGATGGGGCGAGTTTGTTTGACCTCATGGATGCTGAAGGCGTGACCATTGCGTTAGGTGTGCCGACAGTTTGGCTGGGGCTGCTTGATCATATGGATCAGGTTGGACGCAAACCCTCAGCATTGGATCGCGTGATTATCGGCGGCGCTGCTGCTTCCGAAGCGATGGTTGACCGGTTTGAATGTGATCACGGCGTTGCGGTGCATACGGCGTGGGGCATGACGGAAATGAGCCCTGTTGGCGTGGTCAATTCTTTGAAGCCAAAGCATCAATCCCTAAGCCGTGAACAGCAGATGCCGATTAAACTGAAACAGGGCCGCGCGATCTACGGGGTTGAACTGCGTGTTGTTGACGATGACGGCAACGTCCTGCCGCGCGATGGCAAGAGTTCCGGCAGGTTACTGGTCAAGGGGCCCTGGATCATGCGGGAGTACTATAAGACCGGCAGCTCAGCTTTAACGCCCGACGGCTGGTTCGATACGGGCGACGTCGCAACACTCGACTCTGACGGATATATGCAGATCACGGATCGCGCGAAGGATATTATTAAGTCAGGAGGAGAGTGGATCAGTTCTGTCGGATTGGAAAATGCGGCCGTAGGTCACCCTGCGATCAACGCGGCTGCAGTGATCGCTGTGCCGCATCCGAAGTGGCAGGAAAGACCTTTACTGGTGTGTGTGGCACGTGGTGAGGAGCGCCCATCGCTGTCTGAAATTCGTGAGTATCTGGCTGATAAAGTGCCAAAACTCTGGCTGCCCGATGCCGTCGAGTGGGTGGACTCTTTGCCTTTGGGTGCAACGGGTAAGGTTTTAAAGTCAACTCTCCGGTCCCGATTCGCTGACTATCGGCTTCCTGCTTAG
- a CDS encoding DoxX family protein, with protein MTESSNVIDRGANFYRTVLQKLEVLGAPLTDFAVRFWVGLVFFRSGLQKLDDWESTLFLFEYEYAVPILPFEIAAYMSTAFELAMPVFLFIGLAARLASIPLLGMALVIQFVLGANNPAYNDFNHFAWMTFLLVIIARGPGVISVDHWLRQKFMRDGA; from the coding sequence ATGACTGAATCATCTAACGTGATTGATAGGGGGGCTAATTTCTATCGCACTGTCCTCCAAAAACTTGAAGTTTTGGGCGCACCGTTAACAGACTTCGCCGTCCGGTTTTGGGTGGGGCTCGTGTTTTTTAGATCCGGATTACAAAAACTTGATGATTGGGAAAGCACACTCTTTTTATTCGAGTATGAGTACGCTGTGCCCATTCTGCCATTTGAAATTGCAGCCTACATGAGCACAGCCTTTGAACTTGCGATGCCTGTTTTTCTGTTCATCGGGTTGGCGGCGCGTTTGGCGTCCATTCCATTGCTGGGCATGGCCCTGGTCATTCAATTTGTGCTTGGCGCAAACAATCCAGCCTATAACGATTTCAATCATTTCGCCTGGATGACTTTTCTGCTGGTCATTATAGCCCGTGGTCCTGGCGTAATCTCGGTAGACCATTGGCTGCGGCAGAAATTTATGCGCGACGGCGCTTAA
- a CDS encoding DNA-binding domain-containing protein: protein MLHNLQKDFAGVSLSNTLSPLLDYVTAARGSKERRLGVYRTNTINSLTDVLSAAFPVVQRIVGDRFFRALAQTFIETCPPKQPTLFRYGGELPEFIMTFEPAKELPYLADVATLEWARIESYFAADQDALNPARLSDVAADDLENITFSAHPSLRLVHSSFPIIEIWEVNQPTQTSVPKIDFSAPQRALVLRRGGAVFHRDLTVGEYAWLVALRDGRALGAAVDTALNEDPTFDVQNMLRQALADGAFNTIHLQPIS, encoded by the coding sequence ATGTTGCATAATCTGCAAAAAGATTTTGCCGGCGTGTCACTCTCGAACACGCTATCCCCTTTGCTTGACTACGTGACCGCTGCACGGGGCAGCAAAGAACGGCGCTTGGGTGTCTATCGCACCAATACCATCAACAGCTTGACCGATGTGTTGAGCGCGGCGTTCCCTGTGGTGCAAAGAATTGTCGGCGACCGCTTCTTCCGGGCCCTGGCACAAACCTTTATCGAAACCTGCCCACCCAAACAGCCAACCTTGTTTAGATACGGTGGTGAACTGCCCGAATTTATAATGACGTTCGAACCCGCAAAAGAACTGCCTTACCTAGCAGACGTCGCAACCCTTGAATGGGCGCGTATTGAATCGTATTTCGCAGCGGACCAAGACGCCCTTAATCCAGCACGTTTATCTGATGTTGCAGCAGATGACCTTGAGAACATTACGTTTTCGGCTCATCCGTCCCTGCGACTGGTGCATTCGTCCTTTCCGATTATTGAGATTTGGGAGGTCAATCAGCCGACACAGACCAGCGTTCCAAAAATTGACTTTTCAGCACCTCAACGCGCTTTGGTTTTAAGGCGCGGCGGCGCAGTGTTCCACCGCGATCTGACCGTAGGCGAATATGCGTGGCTGGTCGCCCTGCGTGACGGCCGTGCGCTTGGTGCTGCTGTCGATACAGCGCTTAACGAAGATCCTACTTTCGACGTCCAAAACATGTTGCGTCAGGCTCTAGCTGATGGGGCTTTCAACACGATCCACCTGCAACCCATTTCGTGA